The window gaaaaatctcaaaatggcttttcttttcgtctttaaatcaattaaatagtTAGATTTTGGGGTGAATTCATCATTTTGATCGTAATCCTATTAAcgaaaacaaaccaaaatatatatggacGGATCTATTAAGGGGCCAGAGACACGTACCCCCACATTCtcgatttttatattttaatattagttttgaagtgtcaaattacaatatatagtaaataatgcacattttttactatattttgtggTTGTGtctcttttaaaattcaaaggtCTCGGATTCAAATTTCATCTACTACATTTTTTGGATCTGGTGGCTGCGAGAGAGGTCCTCGAAGTTTGGAATTTCATAAATTGTTTTCATTGGTGATGTACAATGGCCAACTTGCTTCCCAAGTTGCGTTTCTGGAAAGCACCCCATACCCCATCTTAATAAAAACACACAACTTTTACATTCatttaatgataattatgttttcaaatatgacaaaatattacaatctatttatttaatgaatagtCATAACTACGACAATATGTATATGTTTccataattataaatatcaatagtagtctattttaatttatcaattataatcttttaccatatttgtaaattagaGGTTTTTTTATTGGCATGGCTCTTAGGTTTTACATCAAAACATAATTACCAAACAAATTACATATACTAATTACATACCAACAATATATTGATACCAAATTGAAACTcatgatttcaaaattcacATATCTTATTAATCTCTATCAACTTAGTAGTATTAATTAACAAGTAGTTTTACATGTATTCTACCTAGATTTAGAGAAAATTATGTGAAGAGATTATAAAAGAACTGAAAATATAACCAGATTTAGatgtttttttgttgagattttaaagtgtctaattttttctaaaaaagaaactattttaaaaaggttGTAGTGTTTgccaaattataataatgcattttttagaaatttgttttagagaaatcattaaaaaccaactttttagaaaatgaagtttagGTGACTGACTAAAAAATTGACACTTTTTTACATCtttatgaaaattacaaaattaccTTCCACTGTACACTTCAATcttatgaaaattacaaaattaccTTCCACTGTACACTTCaatcttaataatattatgttttgattaggaatttaaatatctaaaaaaatttaatagaaaaaaaaataatatttttagttataaagttactaatatcaaaattttaaaacaattagttACAAGATAGAGTGTCaaacatatttctttttaaaaaattaaaatatatgtattttttttataaaattaggtCATAGTGTTTAATAATCATTTATGATAATTTAAGTTAAGTATAAACATTTTTGGTATAtgacaaattaaacaaaatttacatataaatacttataaaaaaagtcTAACCAAACATGtaagtatttaaatttaaattcatttttaagaaaGTGTTTAAAGGGTCCGTTTGGATTGATTTGagaacaaaatgtttttcaaaaatacatttcattttaaacacttttttggaaatgagtttaaaatttaaacatttaatgtttggtttgatttttttataagcgtatataaatttggtctttaagatttcttcaaaatatattattttataaatgaatttttaaaaaatgtattattttaatttaccaaacactgttatttttttaaaaatagttttttcacaaaattaaatactttagAATCTTAACCAAACACATccttaatttgatttattgatAGAGATAAgacttcaatttaatttgttgagtTTTATTGTGCATTCTTAACacataatacaaattaaataatgacgtatttaagatattttgtGAATCATTGACCATGGACGTCTAActataaacttttataatgtatttgtaaatgaTTATGGTGGTGACACGATGCAAATGGtcataaaccaaaattatagAACAAACCATGAACCATTTAAATTCATAGAAGTtgtgaaattaattattattattattattattagtacaATGCAACGCCAAAATGGAGATATGAGAgattaaattttcaacatctaaaaaataaaaaataaggtCATGTCAATTAGTAGGGGTATTGACAGTTCGATTCGgttttaagttattttgaaaaattaaacactactattttcttcaaaatagttttagttaaaattaaacactcTATAATctttactttggaaattaaaataatggattttctaaaaattcatttataaaataatctattttaaataaatctttaaaaaccaaattcacatataaacacttataaaaaaatctaaccaaATATTaagtgtttaaaatttaaactcattttaaaaaaagtgtttaaaaggaaatgtattattgaaaaacattttctttttaattcaattcaaacgACCGGAACtttgagagaaaataatattgtcTACATATACATAACTTGTATTGTTTGAGAAACTTAGGGCTTGTTTGGGGtgatttagattttgttttatgtttttaaattcactTAATTCAATAGATATGTGTTTGGTAGACAATTTGAAAGTTGTTTCTAAGAACCGTTTTCGGATTCTATAATCTAAACAgtgcaaatttaaaattaaaaacacacacaacttttttatgtttttattgtattcataatttgaattttatattctaaaaaagcaaattctattaaatacatataaaacatttacaaagaGAGAGTGTCATGTTACCAACTCAATTcatggtttaaaatataatatatattataactcacaacataaaataaaataataattatataaaattttagattaagtTAAGATAAAATCTAGTTTCTATGGTTTATAACTACAATTTAGTTCTTTTGGTTTGATAAATCATAGAAAATATAGCCCCTCTcatataaactatttatatacGAAGTTTTACCAAACTATATACTAAACTCTAATTTTCTCCAaacaataaaaactaaaattgcaATTTAACCCGTTTTTAAATCTAAGTTATAAtcacataaataaattaataataactttgTCAAGTAAATCGTAGTAGATAAGTAAGaatagtttataatttataaatatatatatatatatatatttatatatatattaatatgaaaCACATCTAaacatatttcttaaaactatTAATCCAATTTTTGATTATGTcaccaaatatatatctaaaaagCACAAAATacaactttgtttttattatatctcttgttttcaaattctctaCCAAACAAatccttaaaaataaaatttaaatacattgacattatattgatatttgtgCGTATCTTAACTATTCAACTAGAATTTTTCATGCGTCAAACTTTAGCTTAAAATGTGATGCATAAAGATTGGTACAATGCAACTTACAAAAATATAgatagataaaatattttgttgataaacGTCACGTCACAAGGATAATTTATCCTATAACAAAATGTATTCTTTAGTTCTTAAGATTTTATGTTGGCGTGTGTTTGGtccataaaatttagaaagaaacatattagttctcaaagtttgaaaaatgtttctaaatagttttcaagttaattttattgttagttGATTATCGAATGACAGGTTGAGTTTGTAAATTATAATTGAGGTGtaatttttacttattttattttattttcaatttaagtaAGATGTTTTTCTCCCCTCtaactttcttattttttttcttcccctttCACGTTTCAACACTCATTCTTCTCTTATCTTTACTTTTCATGGCTTCTATACATACGTTCTgatatttgaaattcaaaccCTCCACGAATTGCAACCAAGATCAGAGTGTTCAATTTCATAAAGATGAAAACGTGACTTAACACACAGActaaaatttaagttgaaTAATAGTCAAGTGTCTCAATTTCAAATGTGGTCGAACTTGatttatattatcatttttttttcttttctcatattttaattattttgttctcCCATATTCTTTTCGccctccttttcttttcacgtCTTTTAATTAGTCCTCTTCTATCTTAACGTTAAGTGTAGGGTGTACATGTAAAAGGGTCTTTTAGGCATATGTGTGAGAGAGAGCTTCCTCTCtccatttgaaatttgaaagagaagagaaagggaaaactGAAAGctaaaatgtagaaaaaaaataccccTCATTTCAAATTTGCTAACATCATGTTTACTCATTgtaaaattaacttaaaatctatataaaaacatttttcaaaatttagaaactaatatatatatatatatctttttaactTCAAAGAGCAAATATCAACATCAAAGATAAAagatgcattttttttttctggtcCTTTATCTTATAATAAAGCACATGTAATTGATTCCACCCACTTTTGTGGAGAACATTAAACTGAGGCCACATACTAAATTGCGGGTGAGGCAATGAAGACTCTATTAATAACAACGATTTGCCCACTGAATTGAAGTGTCCAGGTTCAATGAACCACGCTTAATTCATTACCCAATCTTTGTCTTTTGttttcacaaaatttaataaaatttctaattcATTAAATTGTGGAGTTTGTTATAGTTATTGTTGTGATTATGACATGAATTATGATTatacttttttctctctctctcaaatagTAAGAAAAGTAAGTGTAATTATAATCATACCACCATAATTCAAACCATAATAGTAATATTTACAGTAATAGGTAATaggtaattttgaaatgcGATCAAATTAAACTGGTAAAATTGAATtgcatattttgtttataaatttggatGTGGATTTCTATGTTAATATGTGATGCGAATTCACATAATACAGACGTAATGACATAGAcccacttttaaaattattgttatcttGTTCTTATTGAATAAAGGTAGACATGGtctcaattcaaaatttgatacttgatttgttgttttctagttatgaaaatctaaaaattcaCACGTAGCTAGCTATATGTAATCtagtaatgttttttttttcttttttctttttgttacctATCATAAACTATAATTTCCTCTATGTAAATTATTAAccaataaataacaaaaaaataatattgtatttaaaatacataattaaaaaataagttagttaaaaaaaatagagtaatTAACAATCACTCAAAactactaaattttaaaagtaatatataatCACTCAAAactactaaattttaaaagtaatatatatagttgttaAAATAACCTTTTCAAAAGATAAACAACAAAAGGAATGTTTGGATGAGGAGTAAGTTATGATAGTTCTATGTTActataatttgtgtttgaatttatagattattttagtttgataagtAAATAGTAAACATCATAgcaaataataagaaaaacgaTGAATATCACGTAGTAAAAACGGTAGCAAATTGatagttttaatataatgtttattgtagttaattaaatacttttaaatagttaatGGGAGACTTTAAGTATAGCACGAGATAGATTACTACTTAATAATGTTTTGTGCCAAAGGATCTAAGagttaattttaagaaataaaaaagtggctataacaataaaaatggGCATCAAAATAGTTAGGAAAGGGAAGTGTTGTTGAAAAACTTGAAATGACAAAACTTGGGGGAAATAAAGAATCTTAGGGGAAGCCGAGTAGGAAAAAAGTAATGGGAATCTCCAATGGGTGAGTATTTACAAAGGGATAAGTTTCAGATTCACAACCCACTATTTCCTTTCACTCTCTATCGTGGTCCATTTTGATTCTCTTTCCCTACCTCCATCGTCCCAAAAACCACTTTTTCCCATCTTTTTGTTTCAAGTGGgaaattttcaaactatttatatttaaagttaATCAAAACTTTATGTAaccaattttgtaaataattttaatattttactattattaaaaaatttcctacTAGATATCTCGTTTTGAATGTCTTTCTGTTTTTATCTGGAATTATTTTGGTTCGTAGTTTCACTTcttatctcaatttttttaaaaaaaattgtttattaaatCAAAACTATATGTGTTTggtaaatgaatttgtttttcgtttttgaaaaacaaaatgaaaatgtgttttttttttcagttttcctttataattaaaaaaataaattttgtgtttttaggAGGAGTGAATTAGTTACCAACCACacttgttttttcaaaattaattttcaaaaacaaaaaacaagaaaaagaaatagattaCCACataccttctttttcttttttgttttttaaaattaagcttattttctcACACAATAATTTGCAActtaatacatttatttaattcttagtcaaattttaaaaacaaaaacaactttattagagctattttttttgttttcaaaatttgacttatattttaaaccattggtagaatattaataacaaattagaaaaagttgtaaaaataGGGTCtacaagtttaattttaaaaaacaatatatttaccaaacaaacttatttaaactttaaaattttaaaaaaattaagagttattcaaatatatatctaataaataaattcatcctttattctttttttagttcttaGGATATATTAGGGGGAAAAACTTTCAAGGGTTTAAGagattattattcattttctttataaaaaaagttaagaactTGTTACTCATTGGAAATTTTGgaagttttagattttaaagttgtaattaaaactatacgtttatttttcttctttgtttgattttgattttggaagaATGGCCAAGCAATGAACTGAACCCCACcgacaaattttaaatgtgaAATTACGAGTTTAGtccacaattttattatttgaccTTTTCAAATGtgtctaataaatttttgaatttttatattctaccttctaataaatttatgaattttaaattatatattaaacgaaactataaacttttcaaatttgtatttattcgttgtattaaaaaattaaggacaattatctatcaaatgtataacTACATTTTACCCCTAAAAGAATCCTACACACTTTGAATTCTATGCTTAGAAAGTACGTGATGGTCCcgaattcataaatatattaattacgTTTAGAAGTTTAGAGATAGAATAGAATAGaatgtataataaaaaaatatgaaaaaatggatttagtttttatttaattttgactccaaattttttataattttcatttcgattttcaataaatgttttattaaaatattttttaaaatagcaaaataaattaatatatttataagttatagcaaaattttggattatattacTGAAGTCTTTTATCACTATGACATATAATTACTAtccattttagaatttgttataggtaataaatattttataaaacttgttatttttaaaaatgttcctaTTTCATTTGTGTTTTTAGTTGTCATGCTTATGTTtagagaattaaaataaactgaaTTGtcataaattgtaaaatagaccacttatttacaataattttttttacacaaaatgtaaataatatatatatatatattttattttaaaaaatccttaaaataattataattacttaagtttgactattttttaaggataaaatTGTAATAGAATGACACTAGATCCAAACcaaatgcaaaattttaaaattaattatataatatttaaagttaaaagatcaaacaaaaatataaaatatgaattaggATAGTAATTGATATGCTTTAATGATAAAAgactatcattaataaaatgtaaaattttactataatttgtaaatattttaataagaaagtatttttttatatgaaagtGGATTTACTTAGTCATAACTAACCTCCAACTTCATcccataattattttaaaaattacattttaataatgttttcttcaaaaagaattgataaaatatttatactaaaaaatacaaaatttatatttctgaccattttttttaaaaataaacagaGGCCAAATATGTAATacaaccaaattaaaatgtaagaAATAAAGAATCTTGACAGAATCCGTGATACACGttactaattaaataacaagTCATACGCGGACGAAAACGGATAATATAATCTATACGTCGTCGTTCGTGCCTGTCGTACAGATTTCAGCTGTTGACGTGGCACACATGTGGTACCAACTCCCAACTCCCGTTTGCGAAGTCGTAGTTTCTTCGCTTTATCATCATCTTCGTGAGTACTATAAAAAATACACGAcgttcattcattttcttcctctccagaaaaaaagagaaaaaacttaCCATTTCTCTGGACGTGAGAGAAGAGATAGAGAAACCAAGAGGGAGGAAGAAACACAACTCAACCACTCTCAAATTTCGAAGCTAAAACCCTAAATTCCTTTTAGCTTGAATATTCCTCCCCATTTCTCTCTGCTCTTTGATTTTTCCTTCgttttctcttcctttgtgCTTCGCATTGTTCATTAGATCAGacgaaaaagaagaaaaaagaaaagaaaagatctCTCTCGCTTTCCGGGAAAGGTTTTCGGATCTTTGCGTAAGAATTTAAATCTCTTCATCTATATATACCACgttcttttctttgagaaaTTATCTCGTCTATTTTTACCTCGTCGTTTGTTGTTTGATCGGGGACTTTCGGGTTTAATTTTTAGGTGTTACTTGATTCATTTGTGATGCAATGCGGGTTTGATTGTATCATCTTTAAGcagattttaattttctattttaagtTTAGGAATTAAAAACGAATACGTTATTGGACTAATTACAGACCATTCATGGCGATTTCAGAAATATTGTcctgtaattttttttacttgtaattactcttttcttcattctcgTTCACTAGCATTTCGATTTCTGATTCGGAGATACGTGAAATCATTTCGTCCTACCAGTGGAATATCTAAGCACggggatttttcttttttttttttggggggggggggggggggggggaggggGTAACGAGAATGTTATATTGTTATTGCATCTCATTATCTCTGATCTTGATGGttgtctttttcctttttccagGAGTTTTAGAATCATGGTGTTCTGGGTGTTTGGGTATGGCTCATTGGTGTGGAATCCaggatttgaatttgatgagAAAATTATAGGCTATATCAAGGATTATAAGCGTGTTTTCGACCTTGGTAAGTTTCGTATTTGCAGCAACAGAATGTCGTGGATGTAATTCTCTATAGTCAATAGTttttcataagtttttttttttccttttttggaTCAGCATGCATTGATCACAGAGGTACTCCAGAAAATCCTGCTAGGACTCTTACTTTGGAACAGGAAGAAGGAGCTATTTGTGTAAGATTAACTACTGATCTACATAAGTTCAATATTGAGTTTGCtagttttaatttctctattaCTTCTCTCTTCTTGCtgctcattttttttctgaaacTTTTTGTCAGTGGGGAGCAGCTTACTGTGTGCGGGGGACTCCTGAAAGGGAAAGAGCTGCAATGGAGGTAATTTAATGtctttttgaatttatttattttaaatttatatgtacATGTTATATTTGTGTCGTGCAAGAGTCGTATCTATGAACTTCACACTTGGTTGTTAATTAACATAGTAAGAAGGACTTGTttggaattgattttgaaattgttagaTTACTTTCGTTGCATAATCACTTTCAAacatatctttaattatttggaaTAACTTCGGTTGTATAGAAATCatgtttaaaagtataaaacgAAAATTTAAGTTGATTTTGAGTGACAAAAGACATGTCTGGTAGTGAATTTGAATACGACAGAAGTGCagttataaacaaaatcactGTGAAACACGTCATAACATTAGCTACTTTTCTCTATTCCCCCTGATGCGATTTTCTTCATTGtcattctttcctttttccttgttttttttagtcttACATTAGGAATTTTGCGACCGGAATTTTCCTGGGTACTTATTCCCAAATTGTTAGGAagttatgataattttttctctgtttttctcATTCGCAGTATCTGGAGCATAGAGAATGTGAATATGATCAAAAGACACTTGTTAACTTTTACAAGGTGAGATTGTGAATCGGTCTACTTTTAGTGCTATACTCAGTCGATGTTGACAATATTGCCAATTTGAAGTagattctatattttaattctatgCATAACATTCTCCATCTTTTATTCTAACTGATCTTTCAAGTTCGACACATTCATTGTTCTACTGCTTCTCTTTATCCAGGAAGAGAACTCTATTGAACCTGCGCTTACAGGAGTAATTGTGTAAGTGTCAGTATTTGGTTTACTTGCATGTATATTTTGCAGTGTGCCTTGTGCCTTTTCATTTATCTAGTGCAATTTgagtaaaaatatatcaaagtgATATAAAGTTTTAACTTCTATATGCACTTCGTTTAGACTTTGCCACTGATTTATTTCCTATATGCAGTTTCACGTCCACTCCGGACAAAGAAGTGAACAAATACTACTTGGGCCCTGCTCCATTAGAGGATATGGCTAGGTATTTTAAGAGTTTGTTTGGAATGTTTTTAAGTTCTTTAttagatgttttttttaagtacagcaaaagaaagaaaaaaagtgg of the Cucumis sativus cultivar 9930 chromosome 3, Cucumber_9930_V3, whole genome shotgun sequence genome contains:
- the LOC101209842 gene encoding gamma-glutamylcyclotransferase 2-1 encodes the protein MVFWVFGYGSLVWNPGFEFDEKIIGYIKDYKRVFDLACIDHRGTPENPARTLTLEQEEGAICWGAAYCVRGTPERERAAMEYLEHRECEYDQKTLVNFYKEENSIEPALTGVIVFTSTPDKEVNKYYLGPAPLEDMARQIATAVGPCGNNRDYIFMLEKALFNIGHEEEMVIELANEVRKVLDLLENGISRENKLLGAAPHIVLKSHIASLELQLLPEAIATDS